From Selenomonadales bacterium, one genomic window encodes:
- a CDS encoding sigma-70 family RNA polymerase sigma factor → MVTKDELRQYRHLKEEVLQLAEEIRELDMMMVVPSVQNLSGMPGAHQTTDKIGEVIARADALRKRYFDNMSILLEQKAKIEAEVDALEADEQMLIRLYYFRGMTWEAVAATMCLSWNALHHRYRKILRKLRGDEIDDDERCRACDVADEQEETPAPMYRTRSRMVDAVLPLQR, encoded by the coding sequence ATGGTAACGAAAGATGAACTTAGACAATACCGACATCTGAAAGAAGAAGTACTGCAGTTAGCAGAGGAGATACGCGAACTGGATATGATGATGGTCGTGCCTAGCGTACAGAATCTGTCGGGTATGCCGGGTGCGCACCAGACGACCGACAAGATCGGCGAAGTCATTGCCCGCGCGGACGCTCTCAGGAAGCGATACTTCGACAACATGTCAATCCTTCTGGAACAAAAGGCGAAGATAGAAGCGGAGGTGGATGCGCTCGAAGCAGACGAGCAGATGCTGATACGGCTCTACTACTTCCGCGGAATGACGTGGGAGGCGGTGGCAGCGACGATGTGTCTGTCGTGGAACGCGCTCCACCATCGCTACAGAAAGATACTTAGAAAATTACGAGGTGATGAGATTGATGACGATGAACGATGTCGAGCGTGCGACGTCGCAGATGAGCAGGAAGAAACGCCCGCTCCGATGTATCGCACGAGATCACGAATGGTTGATGCCGTCTTACCGCTTCAGCGATAA
- a CDS encoding RusA family crossover junction endodeoxyribonuclease, whose product MLKFTVPGEPYGQPRPRFSAVNGKVHTYNTDESRNYKTQVKLIAQTAAREQGWTFAETEGIGMKVYAYMSIPKSETKKFHAAAVAGDIRPTKKPDVDNIFKAVSDALNGVLYHDDRQILLSRVEKYYSDEPRVEVEVFIVRKELS is encoded by the coding sequence ATGTTAAAATTCACAGTACCGGGTGAGCCGTACGGTCAACCAAGACCGAGATTCTCGGCGGTGAATGGGAAGGTACATACATACAACACCGACGAGAGCCGAAATTACAAGACGCAGGTGAAACTGATCGCACAGACGGCGGCGAGAGAGCAAGGGTGGACGTTCGCCGAAACAGAAGGCATCGGAATGAAAGTGTACGCGTACATGTCTATTCCGAAAAGCGAAACGAAGAAATTCCATGCGGCGGCGGTGGCAGGCGACATCAGACCGACGAAAAAGCCCGATGTCGATAACATCTTCAAAGCGGTATCAGATGCGTTAAATGGCGTGTTATATCACGATGACAGACAGATACTTCTTTCGCGAGTAGAGAAATATTACAGCGATGAGCCGCGTGTAGAAGTCGAAGTATTCATCGTGCGAAAGGAGCTGTCGTGA